The proteins below come from a single Paracoccus sp. SCSIO 75233 genomic window:
- a CDS encoding acetone carboxylase subunit gamma, translating into MAYTKAKIKDLVDGTIDRDTLHTMLSTPKDRERFVMYLEILQEQVPWEDKIILPLGPKLYIVQRPADKKWVVKSHAGHEFCDWRENWKLHAVMRVRETAEEMEEIYPRLMAPTTDWQVIREYYCPASGDLLDVEAPTPWYPVIHDFEPDIDAFYTEWLGMEIPERAA; encoded by the coding sequence ATGGCCTACACAAAAGCCAAGATCAAAGACCTCGTCGACGGGACAATCGACCGGGATACGCTGCATACGATGCTGTCCACGCCGAAGGACCGGGAACGCTTTGTGATGTATCTCGAAATCCTGCAAGAGCAGGTGCCGTGGGAAGACAAGATCATCCTGCCGCTCGGCCCGAAACTGTACATCGTGCAGCGGCCTGCGGATAAGAAATGGGTGGTCAAATCCCATGCCGGTCACGAATTCTGCGACTGGCGGGAGAACTGGAAACTGCACGCCGTGATGCGCGTGCGCGAAACCGCCGAGGAGATGGAAGAGATTTATCCCCGCCTCATGGCGCCCACCACCGACTGGCAGGTGATCCGGGAATATTACTGCCCCGCCTCCGGCGATCTGCTGGATGTGGAAGCGCCGACACCGTGGTATCCCGTCATACATGATTTTGAGCCGGATATTGACGCGTTCTACACCGAATGGCTGGGGATGGAGATCCCGGAACGCGCGGCCTGA